TTACAAAGGCGGATACTTTAGCACCGAAGGTTCAAAAATTTACCCGATCAAACCTAATCATGAAGTCCAGATCAGTGCACGAATGGATCTCGATGATGGTAAGATAATATGGGAAAGAAAAGGCTTAGTGTTGGTGGCGAATAAGGACGGCTTGTTGACCTTTGAGATGAACCAAAGCGGACGCAAGGTTAAGAATAAAATAGAGATTATTAAGAGCAATGGTAAGTTAAAAAATAAGCCCCTAAATTTCCGAACCACTGGAGAGTTTGTAACGAGCGCTCAGCCATTTGGAGAACATGTGGTGGTCACCTTGGTTAAAGAGAACAAAACATCCGAGAACGCAAAGGGTGTGTCGTTTAGAGATGGTCGCATTATGGTTTTCAACAAGCGTGGAAAACTCGTTCATAATCGGAAAATTAGTGACGGGGCTAAATTGGCTCAAACACAACCAGGTGCGCCGTTGAGGGTCTTGAGCCCAGTCGATTGTGAACGAGGGCTTGTGGGAGGCTATTCATGCCATACTTCGGCGATTCAGGTCCTAACTTTCGACTCCATCGAGGATATCGAGAAAGGTGGAAAAGCAACGATCCTCAAAGAGCCAGGCCACGCCTTCCATTACGAGTACTTTTCCGGGCTGAGCACGAAAGACGGCCTTTATTTTTCGGCCGAAACGTTCACCGGTAATTCTCCAAAAGAGGCGGGTCCTGGTGTGCTCGCAGGGTTTAGCTCAGACGAGGAGCGCGCTCGGGTGACCGCAAAGGTACACGTCTGGAAGCCGATCAAGGTCAAACCTCCCGAGCTCAAACTTGGTTTCTAGTCCTCTAGGCACGATTTTACCCACGCGATGGATTCCTCAGTGCGCATCTCTTGGAAGGCGACAAAACCAAAGGCGAGGTTGACGTGACCCGCTCCTTCAACGACTTGGAAGTCGATTTCCATGCCGCTAGCGTCCAAATCAGCCAACAATTCGGCGGTGTCTGATAGGAGCACCACGTCGTCTAAAGTTCCCTGCCATATCTGTACTGGAAACTCCGCCTCAAACCCGCGAATCCGATTCGCCTCAAAACTCGCCGCTAGACCCGGAAAGTCGGCCAAGTCTTCGGCGATCATCTGGTTTAAGAATTCGGAGCGAAAGAGCTCGGTCGGCTCATTCGGGAGCCGGTCCGGCCAAAGTGGGATGTCTTCGAGGTTCGGCGACCAGAGGCATGACTCTTGGGCCGCGCTTGCCACGGAGTCCTCGGCATCGGCCAGGAAGATGGCGTCGTCCCACTGGTAGTGGTTTTGCCAGGCCCAAAGAAGCATGGTCGCAAAGTACAGGTGCGACCCTGCGAATCCAAAGCCCGGTGCCCAATGCTCGAGGTAGCCGGAAGCCGGTCCGGCCGCGGAAATCGCCACCAGATCTAGCTCCGGTGCCCAATCCTTATGGGCCTCTCCGGCCGCAAGTACTGCATGTCCACCCTGAGAAAGGCCCACCAAGGCCACCTTGCCTGAGGTAAGGACCTGAAGGTATTCGGCGGCATTGAGCGCGGCTTTGCCGGCATCAAGGACCGCGCGAGCCGTGACGTCTTTGACCAGAT
This Microvenator marinus DNA region includes the following protein-coding sequences:
- a CDS encoding lipase family protein, with the protein product MVSLEHYPIDQNTYNSYVWARVDLLTGCTQPSAGFVHLPVSPTPIPRGLSPRVHWLATAIFTLASCADPEPTDYAEPDMPVDLTEVIDAAEDVPPDSHEDAAPDADQVQPKIDSNCQENGCLREFRFGPRASKEWLEGVIDPTLQIDNGYSLYTITYKTGDFESLATIAMPDSPAPEGGFGVVVNAHGTVGLDDLCQLADTPSGAGLAGLFASRGTISIAPDYPGLGTPGLHPYLVKDVTARAVLDAGKAALNAAEYLQVLTSGKVALVGLSQGGHAVLAAGEAHKDWAPELDLVAISAAGPASGYLEHWAPGFGFAGSHLYFATMLLWAWQNHYQWDDAIFLADAEDSVASAAQESCLWSPNLEDIPLWPDRLPNEPTELFRSEFLNQMIAEDLADFPGLAASFEANRIRGFEAEFPVQIWQGTLDDVVLLSDTAELLADLDASGMEIDFQVVEGAGHVNLAFGFVAFQEMRTEESIAWVKSCLED